The Danio rerio strain Tuebingen ecotype United States chromosome 10, GRCz12tu, whole genome shotgun sequence genome contains a region encoding:
- the mis18a gene encoding protein Mis18-alpha, whose translation MAGKIKIPDECSHKTYSVCESSADSRSRVEEDGESDGPAVFMCGKCKLPIGDSLSWAGSDDENNQIMLKRITDNIVVGKEPFVSGTRKELGCLVVNLTCRGCCSELGVMYISTPKKLDCKRSLFCFNVENIESYVVGSPGQQMPELDREDKPVTLEYQDTVHQQMTEITSLAVIIGQRLLEIENNLQCSSEK comes from the exons ATGGCTGGCAAAATTAAAATCCCCGATGAATGTAGCCATAAAACATACTCTGTTTGCGAGAGTTCCGCTGACAGCAGGAGTAGAGTGGAGGAAGATGGAGAAAGCGACGGTCCAGCGGTGTTTATGTGCGGCAAATGCAAGCTGCCAATCGGAGACAGTCTGTCCTGGGCTGGGAGCGATGATGAGAACAACCAAATCATGCTCAAAC GGATTACTGACAACATTGTTGTAGGCAAAGAGCCATTTGTTTCTGGGACCCGAAAGGAGCTTGGATG CCTTGTTGTGAATCTCACCTGCCGTGGCTGTTGCTCAGAATTAGGAGTCATGTACATATCAACCCCGAAAAAGCTGGATTGCAAGAGATCCCTTTTCTGCTTTAATGTGGAAAATATTGAAAG CTATGTAGTGGGAAGTCCAGGCCAGCAAATGCCAGAATTAGACAGAGAAGACAAACCAGTGACCCTGGAGTACCAGGACACTGTGCATCAGCAGATGACAGAG ATAACATCTCTAGCAGTGATAATAGGACAACGCCTGCTGGAGATTGAAAATAACCTCCAGTGCAGTTCAGAAAAATGA